From the genome of Thermosinus carboxydivorans Nor1:
TATATATGCCGGTTTTCTGTCCGCCTAGCGACCGAGGTGAGATGGATGAACCATTATTTAATGGCGATCGTTTTTTATGCCGTGCTACTCATCGTGACCGGGTTTATCGTTACCCGGTATGTCAAAGGGGCGGCCGACTTTTTCGTGGCTGGGCGCCAATTAGGCCCGGGACTATTGTTTACAACGCTGATTGCCGCCAATATTGGCGCAGGTTCGACGGTAGGCGTACAGGCATTGCTTATCAACACGGCCTTTCGGCCTGGTGGTGGATCGGCACGTCGGCCGTAGGCTCATTAGTTTTGGCCTATTTTGTCGGTCCGCAAATCTGGCAAGTGGCGCAAAAATATAACTTGTATACCCTCGGCGACTATCTCGACATGCGTTATTCACGCTATTTCCGCGGCCTTATTGCACTAATGATGGCGGTGGGAACGCTTGCTCTTTTTGCCGGTCAATTGATCGGCATCGCTTGGATTTTGTGGGCAGTCGCCGGCGTGGAGAAGACGATAGGAATAATCATCGGCGCGATGGTCACAACCCTGTATTTTGCCGCCGGCGGCCTTCTCTCGGCGGCAATTGTGAATATTCTTGAAGTGGCCGTGATTTTTGCCGGTTTTGTTATTGCTGCGCCATATGCACTGAATTTTGTCGGTGGCTTCAGCGGACTGGAAAAGCTCATTGCCCAAAACGCCGGAAGCGCCGAGGCTGCCCGGTACTTTCGATGGGATGGCATAGGTCTGACGACAATTATCGGCTATTTTCTTATGCTTACACCTTCTTTCTTTATTTCTCCGGGACTGATTGGCAAGGTTTACGGGGCGAAGGACATTGGGGCCGTGAAAAGCGGCACGGCTTGGAACGCTATTGTTCAGTTCGGATTCGCCTTTTTACCAGCTCTGCTCGGCATGTGCGCTTACGCCATTTTTCCGAATTTGTCGCAGCGGGAGCTTGCACTGCCGGTGGCCATGAAAGAGCTAATGCCGTTCTGGGTCTCGGCTTTGGCGCTGGCAGCCATTTTTGCCGCCGAAGTCAGCACCGCTGACGCTGTACTTTATATGCTGGCCACATCAATTACCAAAGACTTGTATAAGACTTTTATTAACCCCCATGTCGCTGATGCCAATTTGCTCAAAACCAGCCGGATGGTCAGTCTGGTCTCCGGCCTCTTGGGCGTAGGGATGGCGTTGCTTTTGCCTAATATTATTACCGCCCTATCCATTTTTTACAGCCTGATGGCGGCTTCGTTGACGGCGCCGTTATTATTCGGACTCTTTTCTATCCGACCGACAACAACAGCAGCGTTTGCCTCGGCCATTGTCGGGGTTGCAACGACCATAGCGCTTCACTTCGGTAATCAAGGCAAGGGGCTATGGATTTTAAACGCCCAATCTACCGGCATTTTGGCGTCCATTGTTGTCATGGTCGTCCTGATGTATGTTGCGCCGGCGAAAAAGCCTGTCGCCGGAAGGCCTTAGTCTAATTTGTGCTAAATAGCGGGGTGAACTCGATGCTGCATATTGTCCTGGTCGAACCGGAGATTCCCGGCAATACGGGCAATATTGCGCGCCTCTGCGCTGCTACTTGCTGTGAACTTCATTTGGTAAAACCGCTTGGTTTTTCAACCGATGACCGCCATTTGAAGCGGGCGGGGCTCGACTATTGGCATCTGGTAAAGGTGCATTATCACGAAAACTTTCAGGAAGTAGCCGACCGCTATGCCGGTCACAATTTCTATTTCAATACTACCAAAGCCCAGAAGCGTTATACCGATATCCGCTACACCGCCGGCGATGTGCTTGTTTTCGGCAAAGAGACGGCCGGTCTTCCCGAGGAGCTTTTGCGCGCCAACTGGCCTAATTGCATTCGTATTCCCATGCTCGAGGATGCACGGTCGCTC
Proteins encoded in this window:
- a CDS encoding sodium:solute symporter family protein; amino-acid sequence: MGTSAVGSLVLAYFVGPQIWQVAQKYNLYTLGDYLDMRYSRYFRGLIALMMAVGTLALFAGQLIGIAWILWAVAGVEKTIGIIIGAMVTTLYFAAGGLLSAAIVNILEVAVIFAGFVIAAPYALNFVGGFSGLEKLIAQNAGSAEAARYFRWDGIGLTTIIGYFLMLTPSFFISPGLIGKVYGAKDIGAVKSGTAWNAIVQFGFAFLPALLGMCAYAIFPNLSQRELALPVAMKELMPFWVSALALAAIFAAEVSTADAVLYMLATSITKDLYKTFINPHVADANLLKTSRMVSLVSGLLGVGMALLLPNIITALSIFYSLMAASLTAPLLFGLFSIRPTTTAAFASAIVGVATTIALHFGNQGKGLWILNAQSTGILASIVVMVVLMYVAPAKKPVAGRP
- the trmL gene encoding tRNA (uridine(34)/cytosine(34)/5-carboxymethylaminomethyluridine(34)-2'-O)-methyltransferase TrmL, whose translation is MHIVLVEPEIPGNTGNIARLCAATCCELHLVKPLGFSTDDRHLKRAGLDYWHLVKVHYHENFQEVADRYAGHNFYFNTTKAQKRYTDIRYTAGDVLVFGKETAGLPEELLRANWPNCIRIPMLEDARSLNLSNAVAVVAYEALRQLGFPGLC